From Pedobacter aquae:
TCTAGGTTAGAGCTTAGCAGTAAATTGCTGTAAATGGTGGTTTCGGTATCTTCATTTACAGGAACTTTGGTTTCATCTATCACGGCAACAGAAAAACTTCCCTCGGCAATTTCAGTCCCGCCGCTATTGGCAATGTTTACTTTAACTTTTTGTCGGCTATTATAAGCTTGTAAATCTGTATTTACATTGATTTTTAAATCGTCATTACGCTTTAAAAAATGATACGCTCGCTTAAAGGTTCTCCGGTTGAGGAAATCAAGGTAACTTGTAAAATACCGGTTGGGAATTTGTCTTTAGCTATTTGGCCAGTAAAAACGGTGCTTTTTAAATTACTTTGGGCTGCATAATAAACCACACCGGCACTTTTAGCAATGATGTAAAAAGTTTTATTTAAGTTTTTATCTACATACTTCTGGTTGGCATAAATTTTTAAAACCAAATTATCATCGATGGTTTTAAGTGCAATACGCATGCCTTCTGCTTTAACCTCTGGTAGAGGGATGGTTTTCTGGTTACCATCGGCAAAAGTAACTTTTGCCTGATATTTTTTATTTAACTCTGGTACAAAAGTGAATACACCCATACCTAAATGCTGTGAGGTAAATTGAGCTATCTCTTTACCGCTTTCATCCAAAATAACACCTTTTGAATGGATACCTAATCCGTCTGATTTTATCGCTTTAAAAGCAACTTGTGTAGGTATACCATCAATTAACTCTCCTCCTTCAGGAAAAAACTGAATATCATGTTCTAGCAAAGCCGTTTTTAAAGGGAAAGAAGCCTTTAAATTGGTAATGCTATTGATTTCTACTGTGGTAAAAAGTTCGCCACGGTTAATGCCAACTTTTGGCGAAGTGCTTATTTCTATGTTTACAAAGCCTTTATCATCAGTAGTTTCCCTGCCTTTGGCAACACGTTCAAAATCTGCCATAACTTCCCAGCTTACCTTTTTATTGATGATGGGCATGCCACGGTCATCTTTAAACTGAATTCTAGAGTTTATTTTAATGGCTTTATCTGTAAAAGTGCCTTTATAAGCAATGTTGGTATTTAAGTTTTTATTGATAGCATCGCCAACAACAATGTTTTTGCTAAATAAGTAAGCTTGGTTTTGGTTGAGCATCCATTTGGTATAGGCTCTAATGCGGTAATTACCTTGCTTATAATTCAGGTAATTTAAAACTAAGCTTCCTTGGGCTACGCTATTTTTTATGGGTAATTTTAAACTTTCTACCAAAGAGTCTTTGCTATTGATGAACTCGACATGTAAAACTTTACTTAGCGGCGAAGGCACATGCTGCTCTAGGGCAACATAAGCTTTAAACCAAATGGTATCGCCAACAGCATAATAAGGTTTATCAAAATGCAGGTGTAGTTTTTCTGCCGGATAGGTTTGATAATGTTTAGCAGTTTTTTCTAAAATATCTTTTAACGGTATTTCTGTTTGCGCCAAAGCGATAGCTACTTGGCAAAAAGAGAAAAGGGAAAGCAGTACGATTTTAATTTTGTTCATCAGGAAAATTATAAGCTAAAACAAAGGTTAAATATAAAGATAGCAGCTATTAAAACAGGATGTTTTAACATTTTTTACATTACTATTTATTTCTGAACAATTTTGAAACGATTTTGTAGTTTATGAGAGAGCTTAATTTTTAAATAATAAAACCAGTTTTAAACCGGCATGAAATGATGAGGAAAAGTTTATTCGTATTTACACTATTGGTAGCAAGTTTAAGCAGCTTTGCCCAAAATGCTGATGCAATTATAGGGAAATGGTTAAATAAGGATAAAAATGCGCATATCCAGATTTTTAAGAAAGGAAATACCTATCTTGGTAAGATAGCTTGGTTAAAAGAGCCTTTAAATGAGGCTAATAAACCAAAAGTAGATGTTCAAAATCCGGATGTAAATTTAAGAACAAGGCCAATTCTGAATTTAGAAATTTTACAAAATTTTAAATTTAATAATGGTATTTGGGAAAATGGTACAATTTATGATCCTAGATATGGGAAGACATATAGTTGCAAAATTTCTTTAGAAGGAAATGATAAGCTCAATGTTAGAGGTTTTATAGGTGTCTCTTTGATAGGAAGAACAGATACCTGGACCCGAGTAAAGTAAACTCCCTACATTTTAAAATACAGTTATGATGCCTCATTCCTTCGGGTTTGGGGCATTTTTTATAACATCATTTTTACACAGGTATAGTAATTGTCTTGTATAACCTTAGTAACGATATTCTTATAGTAAATATGCTGGTACAAAGGTGTAATAAGCTGTTTAGTGTACAATTAAGGGATATAAATAATTATTGAAATGGGTATAATTGTAGAGAATATTTCTGAGTGAGGAAATAATTACTCGTTTATTAAAAAATAATAAGTCTGTTTAAGATTTAATTACGTATAAAGTTTTACACATAATCATATTTGCGAAGATGGCTAAGATTTTAATTATAGAAGACGAAGAGCTCATGTTAAAAGCATTAGAGTTTAGATTAAAGAAAGATGAGCATGAAGTTGTGGTAGCTAAAGATGGTAGAGAAGCTTTGCAGAAAATTCAATCGGATACATATGATTTGATTATTACTGATATTATGCTACCATTTGTTAGTGGTTTAGAAATTATAGGTAAGGTTAAACAAACGCCTCATTTGGCTCATGTACCCATGA
This genomic window contains:
- a CDS encoding response regulator transcription factor, which gives rise to MAKILIIEDEELMLKALEFRLKKDEHEVVVAKDGREALQKIQSDTYDLIITDIMLPFVSGLEIIGKVKQTPHLAHVPMIVLSAVGLENVILEAFDLGVDDFITKPFNLTELTIRVKKLLKK
- a CDS encoding DUF2147 domain-containing protein; amino-acid sequence: MMRKSLFVFTLLVASLSSFAQNADAIIGKWLNKDKNAHIQIFKKGNTYLGKIAWLKEPLNEANKPKVDVQNPDVNLRTRPILNLEILQNFKFNNGIWENGTIYDPRYGKTYSCKISLEGNDKLNVRGFIGVSLIGRTDTWTRVK